In Bradyrhizobium sp. 195, the sequence CGCCAAGCCGCATCAAGGCGACCAGCCGCGGCCTCGGCACCTTCAGCATTTGCATGAACCAGTGGTCGGCGAGCTCGGTGAAGGCGAGCATCTCCTTCAGCCGCTTGCTCGCGACCGGATTGACGGTCGGATCCTCGGCGGCATCGGACACACAGGCCCTGAGCGCCGCGATCGCCGGATCGAGCTCCCGCTCCTTGCGCCGCGCCGCGATTCTCGCCGCGACCTCCCAGATGTCGGTCTCGGCCTCGTAATGATCGCGCCGGTCGCCGAGGATCGGCACCCGCCGGATCAAGTTCCAGGCGAGCAGCTCCTTCAGCGAGTTCGAGACGTTGGAGCGCGCCATGCCGAGCGTGTCGGCAATGTCCTCGGCCGTCATCGGCGCTTCGGCGAGGTAGAGCAGCCCGTGGATCTGGCTGACCGAGCGATTGACGCCCCACTCGTCCCCCATATCGCCCCAATGCAGGATGAAGCGCTCGACGGCGGCTGGGAGTTTCTTCTTTCCGGTTATTTCTGTCATGACAGAAATATCTGACGATACCGTTCCCCTGTCAAGCGTGCGTGGATCCGTATACGACGCGGGGATATCTGCCTAAAAATGTCCCAAGTTCAGGGAACCATCCGCCATCTGTGGCGTTTGCTCCGGTCGACGCAGGGTCCGGGAATGGTAAAAAAGTTCAGTCAACAGAGAGACTTGTTCGAGAGCGAACGCAGTTTCCGGCTGTTGGTTGAGGGAGTTGCGGACTACGCGCTCTACATGCTCGATCCCAACGGAATCATCACCAGCTGGAACATCGGCGGCGAGCGCATCAAGGGCTATTCACCCGAGGAGATCCTCGGCCAGCATTTCTCCCGCTTCTACACCGAAACTGACCGCGCCAACGGCAAGCCGACCCGTGCGCTCGGCATCGCCAGGGAAAAGGGCCGCTACGAGGAGGAAGGCTGGCGCGTCCGCAGGGACGGCACCTTCTTCTGGGCCAGTGTCGTGATCGATCCGATCTACGAGGACGGCGAACTGGTCGGATTCGCGAAGATCACGCGCGACATCACCGAACGCCGCAATACCCAGATCAAGCTCGAGGCGATGCAGAAGCAGCTCGCCGAGTCCCAGAAGTTCGACGCGCTCGGACAACTCACCGGCGGGGTCGCCCACGACTTCAACAACCTCCTGATGATCATCAGCGGCAGCCTCCACATGCTGAAGCGAGGGGCCGACGACGCGGCCAAGCTCCAGCGTGCGATCTCGGCCATCGAGACCGCCACCAAGCGCGGCGCGGCGCTGACCAACCAGCTCCTCACCTTCGCGCGGCGGCAGAGCGTCAATC encodes:
- a CDS encoding GbsR/MarR family transcriptional regulator; the protein is MTEITGKKKLPAAVERFILHWGDMGDEWGVNRSVSQIHGLLYLAEAPMTAEDIADTLGMARSNVSNSLKELLAWNLIRRVPILGDRRDHYEAETDIWEVAARIAARRKERELDPAIAALRACVSDAAEDPTVNPVASKRLKEMLAFTELADHWFMQMLKVPRPRLVALMRLGEKIANLLPLGKAK